The following coding sequences are from one Saprospiraceae bacterium window:
- a CDS encoding PorP/SprF family type IX secretion system membrane protein produces the protein MFKNIICCTFIVLGFALKAQDLHYSQFYHHPQSQNPAFLGFFDGDHRVYVNGRQQWRTVPVNYLTASLLFDSKFFVKHSSSYIGWGIGIDYDQAGDSKLNLAKLSGGINYMYSIGTKHQFGLGIMPSISQRRFQDEKLRWDLQWDGERYDPTLSPQESFENVGSFYFDLGAGALYSYKYKTRTRIHLGAGFYHLNKPDQAFYGSNTIDSKLPIRQAYQAAVQLPVFPILDIIFHGQHQTQEKYEETNLSALLRLYVNRKPGSLFNILVGCGLRMEDAYYPTLAIEYNNWMVSGSYDFNQSSFKTATDQRGGSEIVVRYIFKSVKPLGFYKKCPIY, from the coding sequence ATGTTTAAAAATATTATTTGCTGTACATTTATTGTCTTAGGTTTTGCCCTCAAAGCCCAGGATTTGCATTATTCTCAGTTTTATCATCATCCTCAAAGCCAAAATCCTGCTTTTTTAGGATTTTTTGATGGCGATCATCGAGTGTATGTCAATGGAAGACAACAATGGCGCACAGTACCTGTAAATTATTTGACCGCAAGTCTGCTCTTTGATAGCAAGTTTTTTGTTAAACATAGCAGCTCTTATATTGGCTGGGGTATCGGCATTGATTATGATCAGGCCGGCGATAGTAAGCTCAATTTAGCAAAGTTGAGCGGTGGTATCAACTATATGTATTCTATTGGAACAAAACACCAGTTTGGCCTTGGTATCATGCCTTCTATAAGTCAAAGAAGATTTCAAGATGAAAAATTGAGATGGGATTTGCAGTGGGACGGTGAGCGCTATGACCCTACCTTGAGCCCTCAGGAATCGTTTGAGAACGTTGGTAGTTTCTATTTTGATCTCGGGGCAGGAGCCCTCTATTCTTATAAATATAAAACTAGAACTAGAATTCACCTTGGGGCGGGATTTTACCATCTGAACAAGCCGGACCAGGCGTTCTATGGGTCTAACACTATTGATTCTAAGTTGCCCATCCGCCAAGCGTATCAAGCTGCAGTTCAGCTACCCGTTTTCCCTATTCTAGATATCATCTTCCACGGACAACACCAAACTCAGGAGAAATATGAAGAAACAAATCTTTCCGCTTTACTTCGTCTTTATGTGAACCGAAAACCCGGATCTTTATTCAATATTCTGGTAGGTTGTGGGTTGAGGATGGAAGATGCGTACTATCCTACACTTGCGATTGAGTACAACAATTGGATGGTATCTGGAAGTTACGATTTCAATCAGTCATCATTCAAAACTGCAACTGATCAAAGAGGAGGTTCAGAAATTGTTGTGCGATATATTTTCAAAAGTGTGAAACCTTTAGGATTTTACAAAAAATGTCCAATTTATTAA
- a CDS encoding DUF4249 domain-containing protein, with translation MKTSWIYSILFMIGLASCEEVVTPPDLNHPPSLVVEAYIESSASGSTPVYAILTESYSFSDTIGLNTIESKFVKGATVFVAYGSDSIQLQQLCLSDLPEPVRVEVLKSLGYSIDSVTIDFCIYADLQNLIDPERQKEYRFHAYAGSRYAHASVIIPDYVPLDSIWFEKAPGNPPDSFVQMFCYIKDPPINNFYRYFTQVSNSRFVAGVSSVVDDAFFNGQEFKFTLNRALGANEEFDETTGLWKLGDTVAVKWCLIDQSQYDFWNTLEVSKQRQGPFSSYIRINGNVDGALGVWAGSSCEIYKVIVKK, from the coding sequence TTGAAAACATCTTGGATCTATAGCATCCTATTTATGATCGGCCTTGCATCATGTGAAGAAGTGGTGACGCCTCCTGATTTGAACCATCCACCCTCATTGGTAGTAGAGGCTTATATAGAATCTTCTGCTTCCGGTTCGACACCGGTTTATGCGATCCTTACGGAATCTTATTCATTTTCTGATACTATAGGATTGAATACGATAGAAAGCAAATTTGTGAAAGGGGCTACAGTTTTTGTAGCTTACGGATCGGATAGCATACAACTACAGCAGCTCTGTCTTTCAGATTTGCCTGAGCCAGTTAGAGTAGAAGTGTTGAAAAGTTTGGGTTATTCAATTGATTCTGTTACCATTGATTTTTGTATCTATGCTGATTTACAAAATTTGATTGACCCCGAAAGACAAAAGGAATATCGATTTCATGCGTATGCCGGAAGTAGATATGCACATGCATCGGTGATTATACCTGATTATGTGCCGCTGGATAGTATATGGTTTGAAAAAGCTCCCGGAAATCCGCCTGATTCATTTGTTCAGATGTTTTGTTACATCAAGGATCCTCCGATAAATAATTTTTACCGTTATTTTACTCAAGTTTCCAATTCAAGATTTGTTGCAGGTGTGAGTTCTGTGGTAGATGATGCTTTTTTTAATGGTCAGGAATTCAAATTTACACTTAATCGTGCGCTTGGGGCAAATGAAGAATTTGATGAGACCACCGGACTTTGGAAACTGGGTGATACAGTTGCGGTCAAATGGTGTTTAATAGATCAGAGCCAATATGATTTTTGGAATACATTAGAAGTTAGCAAACAGAGGCAAGGTCCTTTTTCATCATATATCAGAATTAATGGCAATGTGGACGGAGCACTGGGTGTATGGGCCGGATCGTCCTGTGAGATTTATAAAGTTATAGTTAAAAAGTGA
- a CDS encoding gliding motility-associated C-terminal domain-containing protein produces MKKILVYLFGIIVFVLSAPDLHASHIVGGEMTYRHISGRKFEIRLSLRRDCFNGSVEAQFDDPANIAIYNSEGKLLNYLGFQGILQPKFNNDDTLNEILKTECEVIGGDVCVHTTTYIDTVELPFLTGGYLFVYQRCCRNKTLTNVLDPEFTGATYTLRITEDALRYNNSSPKFVAWPPIYICGDRPIVFNHSAIDAEGDSIVYSLCSPYQGGDTSNSKPTVAARPPYKTIVFRQPYSLFNLLGNSPALAIDRNTGLLTGTPDPTVTGQYLVGVCMSEFRNGRLLSEIRRDFQYNVRICTTNPVAQFSPDAHVKCEGNLTVAFKNNSVNAKDYTWIFDYPSNNIVHKVVDTTITYPKAGKYRVALIATRQTGCIDTNIQNIYLYDSTLLKADFDFNFGSCDQTIDVNFKDKSFDSLLNIKNWDWSIQLNGNEYKAVIPSPSFSLQDTGLATVTLIITSEGGCLDTITKLLRFNRLKPNFIGPIIPICIGESTRLINSPDNRFQYTWAPSSSLSCDNCPDPLASPMQTTTYYLTITDGNCTEYDSVLVKVSTLLDIDISGDQIICSDTSRLLAIGGVVQTIEWSNDPTFANVIKRGDFSLTSIVNDSMIFYVRGKSGANCPGGDSITVYNEKVKFKSSRNDYKFCEQDTFELELKNERPEHQLVFTWQPESLILSGQGSSKVIASLSSCHSQDFAITAQNQHLCTTKDTVPVSIICKPKVDYEVLKNCDNTLVSFVNKSEAGNYTWDFGDQTTSNEKDPIHFYNKTGIYIVTLSVQAECFNQIKDTVNVGFIMLSLNDTVLSCQGTPVYLNPNPDPKFTYTWSPDEGLNDPNIPNPLSSGMKTRTYDVRITDPSIPDCYIDRKVTVYVPPDIDLRINDDTVLCYSHQIVLQAKTNVLAKIEWVDEVGLLIGTGYTLEKEINDSMFVYSIATDIYGCSELDSFRVIPVDTKYRIEGKDRLCPGTDGFIQFIPENSHQYKVNWSPGSIVNNPNSERVIVKPIDTTIYYIDFVNEYGCAYRDSFQVNISRFEPPLEAYAEDDTIFLSQSTVLHVNRGYKDYVWVIDYDLSCSTCTDPIAKPKFSTVYTVKATNEDGCEESTNVTVIVIRPNCDESDVYIPNIFSPNGDSKNDEFRIQSNFVKEVHMEIYNRWGQKVFESDNPSVGWDGKFEGRELPPDVYGYFFSVLCIDEKKYFKKGNVTLVR; encoded by the coding sequence ATGAAAAAAATATTGGTATATCTCTTTGGAATAATAGTATTCGTCCTTTCTGCCCCCGATCTTCATGCAAGTCACATTGTTGGAGGAGAAATGACTTACAGACATATCTCTGGACGAAAATTTGAGATTCGATTAAGTTTAAGGAGGGATTGCTTCAATGGAAGTGTTGAGGCACAGTTTGATGATCCTGCAAATATTGCAATTTATAATTCTGAAGGCAAATTATTAAACTACCTCGGGTTTCAAGGAATTTTACAACCAAAATTCAATAATGATGATACCCTCAATGAAATTCTAAAAACTGAATGCGAAGTAATTGGTGGAGACGTATGCGTTCACACTACAACTTATATTGATACTGTAGAGTTGCCGTTTTTGACAGGGGGGTATCTATTTGTGTATCAGCGATGTTGCAGAAATAAGACTTTAACAAATGTTTTAGATCCTGAATTCACCGGAGCAACTTATACATTAAGGATTACGGAAGATGCCTTGCGTTATAATAATAGCTCTCCAAAGTTTGTCGCCTGGCCACCGATTTATATTTGTGGGGATCGACCTATAGTATTCAATCATTCCGCAATCGATGCTGAAGGTGACTCTATCGTTTATAGCCTGTGCTCACCCTACCAGGGAGGAGATACTTCAAACTCCAAACCCACAGTAGCTGCTCGTCCACCTTATAAAACAATCGTGTTCAGGCAACCATATTCACTATTTAACCTGCTTGGAAATTCACCTGCTTTAGCCATTGATAGGAATACAGGCCTACTTACCGGTACCCCGGATCCTACTGTCACAGGACAGTATTTAGTTGGGGTGTGTATGAGCGAATTTCGAAATGGTAGGTTGTTAAGTGAGATCAGAAGGGATTTTCAATACAATGTTAGAATATGTACTACAAACCCGGTCGCACAGTTTTCTCCTGATGCACATGTCAAGTGTGAAGGTAATCTCACCGTTGCATTCAAGAACAACAGTGTGAATGCCAAGGATTATACCTGGATATTTGATTATCCATCCAATAATATTGTACATAAAGTAGTGGATACCACCATCACCTATCCAAAAGCTGGAAAGTACAGAGTAGCCCTGATAGCAACCAGACAAACAGGTTGTATCGATACCAATATCCAAAACATTTATCTCTATGATTCTACTTTGCTGAAGGCTGATTTCGATTTCAATTTTGGCTCATGCGATCAAACTATAGATGTAAATTTCAAAGACAAATCATTTGACTCTCTGTTGAATATTAAAAATTGGGATTGGAGCATTCAGCTAAATGGAAATGAGTACAAAGCTGTCATTCCAAGCCCATCTTTTAGTTTGCAGGATACCGGACTAGCTACAGTGACTTTGATCATCACATCAGAGGGCGGTTGTCTGGATACAATAACAAAACTACTGAGATTCAACCGTCTAAAGCCAAATTTTATTGGTCCGATTATTCCAATTTGTATTGGCGAGTCTACACGCTTGATAAATAGTCCTGACAATAGATTTCAATATACCTGGGCGCCATCATCTTCTTTGTCTTGCGATAATTGCCCGGATCCGCTTGCATCTCCAATGCAGACTACGACCTATTATTTAACCATCACAGATGGAAATTGTACGGAGTATGATTCAGTATTGGTGAAAGTATCGACCCTGCTAGACATAGACATTTCAGGCGACCAGATTATTTGTTCTGACACCTCAAGACTACTTGCTATTGGTGGTGTAGTCCAGACCATCGAGTGGTCCAATGATCCGACATTTGCAAATGTGATCAAGAGAGGTGATTTCTCCCTGACTTCGATTGTAAATGATAGTATGATTTTTTATGTTCGAGGGAAAAGTGGAGCGAATTGTCCAGGCGGAGATAGTATAACTGTATACAATGAAAAAGTGAAATTCAAATCTTCGCGAAACGATTATAAATTTTGTGAGCAAGATACGTTTGAACTGGAACTTAAAAATGAAAGGCCTGAACACCAGCTGGTGTTCACTTGGCAGCCTGAGTCTTTGATCCTTTCAGGACAAGGGAGTTCAAAAGTAATAGCCAGTTTATCTTCTTGCCACAGTCAGGATTTTGCCATCACAGCGCAAAATCAACATTTGTGTACGACAAAAGATACTGTCCCAGTAAGTATAATTTGCAAACCGAAAGTAGATTACGAAGTGTTGAAAAATTGTGACAATACCTTGGTCAGTTTTGTCAATAAAAGTGAAGCTGGAAATTACACTTGGGATTTTGGAGATCAAACTACTTCTAATGAAAAAGATCCAATCCATTTTTATAATAAAACCGGAATATATATCGTGACATTATCAGTTCAAGCTGAATGCTTCAATCAGATTAAAGATACTGTAAATGTGGGTTTCATTATGCTCTCGTTGAATGATACAGTACTTAGCTGCCAGGGTACACCAGTTTACCTCAATCCAAATCCAGACCCGAAATTTACATATACCTGGTCTCCGGATGAAGGGTTGAATGATCCCAATATTCCTAATCCTCTTTCTTCTGGTATGAAAACGAGAACATATGATGTCAGGATAACTGATCCGAGTATACCGGATTGCTATATTGATAGAAAGGTCACGGTTTATGTACCTCCTGATATCGACTTGAGAATCAATGATGATACTGTTCTATGTTATTCTCATCAGATCGTTCTACAAGCTAAAACAAATGTATTGGCGAAGATTGAATGGGTCGATGAGGTTGGTCTTTTGATCGGTACAGGATATACCTTAGAAAAAGAAATCAATGACTCCATGTTCGTTTATTCCATTGCTACGGATATATATGGATGTTCAGAGCTTGATTCATTTAGGGTTATCCCGGTTGATACTAAATATCGCATAGAAGGCAAAGACAGGCTCTGTCCTGGAACTGATGGGTTTATTCAATTTATTCCTGAAAATTCTCATCAGTATAAAGTGAACTGGAGCCCGGGAAGTATTGTCAATAACCCGAACAGTGAGCGTGTGATTGTAAAGCCTATTGATACAACGATTTATTATATAGATTTTGTGAATGAGTACGGGTGTGCATATCGCGACAGCTTTCAAGTAAATATCAGCAGGTTTGAACCACCTTTGGAAGCTTATGCAGAAGATGATACCATTTTCCTGTCACAATCCACCGTCCTGCATGTAAATCGCGGTTATAAAGATTACGTTTGGGTGATAGATTATGATTTGAGTTGCAGTACTTGCACCGATCCTATAGCCAAGCCAAAGTTTTCAACTGTGTACACCGTAAAAGCCACAAATGAAGATGGGTGTGAAGAATCCACGAATGTCACTGTCATCGTGATTCGTCCAAATTGTGACGAGTCGGATGTTTATATTCCTAATATTTTTAGTCCAAATGGTGATTCGAAGAATGATGAATTCAGGATACAGAGCAATTTTGTGAAAGAAGTACATATGGAAATCTATAATCGATGGGGTCAGAAAGTATTTGAATCTGACAATCCATCGGTAGGTTGGGATGGTAAGTTTGAAGGAAGAGAATTGCCTCCGGATGTTTACGGTTATTTCTTTAGTGTATTGTGTATCGATGAAAAAAAATATTTCAAAAAAGGAAATGTTACTTTGGTACGATGA
- the fdhD gene encoding formate dehydrogenase accessory sulfurtransferase FdhD — MTTFETTVSQVRAEVQLIQDQIAIEEPLEIICRYLDSGKWISQTIGILMRTPGDDERLCLGYMYSEGIIRSAQDIDKIDSHPRYTDEDICVDSIYVQFTTHYRWDKSRLDRKTVSGSSCGICGHQSIDHLFVQYPYTFKKDHPTVSSEYIRSLPDLMKKHQLMFKETGGVHACGLYSSEGKLIHISEDIGRHNALDKLIGFLLENPSVHPRDYIVVLSGRAGFEMVQKTLAIGIPVILAVGAPTSLAVQMSRNFSQTLCGFVRKESFNIYSAPERIVF; from the coding sequence ATGACGACATTCGAAACGACAGTAAGTCAAGTACGGGCTGAGGTTCAGCTCATCCAGGATCAGATTGCCATTGAAGAGCCTTTAGAAATCATTTGCAGGTATCTTGATTCGGGAAAATGGATCTCACAGACCATTGGTATATTGATGCGCACACCCGGCGATGATGAGAGATTATGTCTAGGGTATATGTACTCTGAAGGTATTATCCGATCTGCACAGGATATCGACAAGATCGATTCACACCCGCGATACACGGATGAAGACATTTGTGTAGACAGCATCTATGTGCAATTCACAACGCATTATCGGTGGGACAAAAGTCGGCTGGATCGGAAAACCGTATCAGGGAGCAGTTGTGGGATATGCGGGCATCAATCGATAGATCATTTATTTGTTCAATATCCTTACACTTTCAAAAAGGATCACCCAACTGTATCCTCAGAATACATACGAAGTTTGCCGGATTTAATGAAAAAACACCAACTCATGTTTAAAGAAACTGGTGGAGTCCATGCCTGCGGGTTATACAGTTCCGAGGGTAAATTGATTCACATATCGGAAGATATCGGTCGGCACAATGCATTGGATAAATTGATAGGCTTCTTACTGGAAAATCCTTCCGTCCATCCCAGAGATTACATCGTCGTCTTAAGTGGAAGAGCCGGGTTTGAAATGGTCCAAAAAACTTTAGCTATAGGAATCCCCGTAATCCTTGCTGTTGGAGCGCCTACTTCTCTTGCCGTCCAAATGTCCAGAAACTTTAGCCAAACCCTATGTGGATTTGTGCGAAAAGAGTCGTTCAATATCTACTCAGCACCAGAGCGCATCGTGTTTTGA
- a CDS encoding gliding motility protein GldC gives MERKAQINIEVQLNEDQIPQNIIWQTNDQGVATGREVKAVLISLFDKESRDTFKLDLWTNEMQIQEMDQFMYHSLSAMAEIYKKATGNEMLYRDFSDFVQHFGKQIQSQSPITDSDKN, from the coding sequence ATGGAAAGAAAAGCCCAAATTAATATTGAGGTTCAGCTGAATGAAGACCAAATACCACAGAACATCATCTGGCAAACCAATGATCAAGGTGTTGCAACAGGACGAGAAGTGAAAGCTGTTTTGATTTCATTGTTTGACAAGGAAAGTAGGGACACCTTTAAACTGGATTTGTGGACCAACGAAATGCAAATTCAGGAAATGGATCAGTTTATGTATCACAGTTTGAGTGCTATGGCAGAAATTTATAAGAAAGCCACAGGTAATGAAATGTTGTACCGAGATTTTTCGGATTTTGTCCAGCATTTTGGAAAGCAAATCCAATCGCAGTCACCCATTACTGATTCCGACAAGAATTAA
- a CDS encoding NTP transferase domain-containing protein, with amino-acid sequence MKAILLCGGKGSRIGIYKHLLIKEGMTAVSWWQKLFQSLQIDFRIACKASHGLDQNRFPLLLEEESAHAPLHGIVNAISNFPNEALLVVAVDLLYCSPKDIVILIQENNPDFPAICYEDTQASLRFPLLTLYQPQIFHELRHELIAGNQSARNVLSRSNAKCIDTASSKILQGINTISEYQSYVFQEKSRW; translated from the coding sequence TTGAAAGCGATATTACTCTGTGGTGGAAAGGGCAGCAGGATAGGTATTTATAAGCACTTGTTGATTAAAGAAGGAATGACTGCTGTTTCTTGGTGGCAAAAGCTATTTCAATCCCTGCAAATTGATTTTCGAATCGCTTGCAAAGCAAGTCATGGTTTGGATCAAAACCGATTTCCATTGCTCCTAGAAGAAGAGAGTGCTCATGCGCCGTTGCACGGAATAGTCAACGCAATATCTAATTTTCCGAATGAAGCTCTTCTGGTAGTTGCTGTTGATCTACTTTATTGCAGTCCAAAAGATATTGTGATTTTAATACAGGAAAACAACCCCGACTTTCCTGCGATATGTTATGAGGATACTCAGGCTTCGCTGAGATTTCCTCTATTGACCCTTTATCAACCTCAAATATTTCATGAACTCAGACATGAATTGATAGCAGGCAACCAATCTGCTAGAAATGTGCTCTCAAGATCAAATGCAAAATGTATTGATACCGCAAGCTCTAAAATCCTTCAAGGCATCAATACCATCAGTGAATACCAAAGCTATGTATTTCAGGAAAAGTCCAGATGGTAA
- a CDS encoding TonB-dependent receptor, with amino-acid sequence MKVALALWLGCMCFVTAFSQKKNITVSGYIKEKSTHETLIGVNIYIKENPSLGTVSNPYGFYSLSFPPGSYTLVYSYIGYESFELKQDFLVDQELPVTLSPGILMEEIVISDEEKKKDIESTQMGTIELKMDKVKKLPTLMGEVDMLKILQLLPGVSSATEGSSALYVRGGGPDQNLVLLDEAVVYNTGHLLGFFSVFNSDAIKNTTLIKGNMPAEYGSRISSVIDVQMKDGNMNHWTVEGGIGLIASRLTVQGPILKNKCSVIFSGRRTYALDLAQPFINKTKFKGTNYFFHDFNAKANYILGKKDRVFFSGYFGRDVFSFADNDRDFDIRLPYGNTTLTLRWNHIVSDKLFFNTSLISNNYSFKIAGGQDDFKFAVNSGVIDYVAKAQAEYYPNSKHTVRSGFRYTWHKLSPNVVTGTNGETDFNSGFDPKYGHENEIFLSDDWHVSSWWRVNLGMRLSNFIQVGPYTSQESGEVFGRNEIAKMYFEPEPRLIVNRKINSNSALKAGVSRAAQYVHLVSSSNSTLPNDVWVPSSAVVKPQIAWQYTLGYYTRFNAWDLDFSVETYFKDLANQLDYRDSYVDNFSDELENEFVAGKGKAYGIEFLLQKNVGNISGWIGYTLSRSERKFDEIENGRIFRTSYDRPHDLVVVGQYQLNKKWQLSANFVYATGRAYTPIRSVFIIQNEPQIEYGLRNSERLKSYHRLDFSAVYSNESKNSEKYYSTWAFSVYNVYNRKNPFFSYTDFESDYLKGRIVAKSVNVSIFTIIPAVTWNFYWRIK; translated from the coding sequence ATGAAAGTAGCTTTAGCATTGTGGTTGGGGTGTATGTGTTTTGTCACGGCATTTTCGCAAAAAAAAAACATCACCGTCAGTGGATATATCAAAGAAAAATCCACGCATGAAACTCTGATCGGGGTCAATATTTATATCAAAGAGAATCCCTCTTTAGGGACAGTATCAAATCCATACGGATTTTATTCCCTGAGTTTTCCCCCTGGTTCCTATACTTTGGTGTATTCCTATATCGGATATGAATCATTTGAGCTTAAGCAGGATTTTCTGGTAGACCAGGAACTACCTGTAACTCTTTCACCCGGAATATTGATGGAAGAAATTGTCATCAGTGACGAGGAGAAAAAGAAAGATATTGAATCCACACAAATGGGAACCATAGAACTAAAGATGGACAAGGTAAAAAAATTGCCCACTCTCATGGGAGAGGTGGATATGCTCAAAATATTGCAGCTTTTGCCAGGGGTTTCTTCTGCTACAGAGGGCTCTTCTGCGCTCTATGTAAGAGGCGGCGGACCTGATCAGAATCTGGTATTGTTGGACGAAGCTGTGGTTTACAATACAGGGCATCTATTGGGTTTCTTTAGTGTGTTCAATTCAGATGCAATCAAAAATACTACCTTGATAAAGGGCAATATGCCCGCTGAGTATGGAAGTAGGATTTCCTCGGTCATAGACGTGCAGATGAAAGATGGAAATATGAACCATTGGACAGTGGAAGGAGGTATCGGTTTGATTGCTTCCAGACTAACCGTACAGGGGCCTATTTTGAAGAATAAATGCTCAGTAATTTTTTCCGGTAGGCGAACCTATGCACTTGACCTTGCCCAGCCTTTTATCAACAAAACAAAGTTCAAAGGAACCAATTATTTCTTTCACGATTTTAATGCCAAAGCAAATTATATTCTTGGAAAAAAAGATAGAGTTTTTTTTAGTGGTTATTTTGGAAGAGACGTATTCAGTTTTGCTGACAATGACCGTGATTTTGATATTAGATTGCCATATGGCAATACAACTCTGACATTGAGATGGAATCATATTGTCAGTGATAAATTATTTTTTAATACTTCATTGATCTCAAACAATTACTCTTTCAAGATTGCTGGAGGACAGGACGATTTTAAATTTGCAGTAAATTCAGGTGTGATTGATTATGTCGCAAAAGCTCAAGCAGAGTATTATCCCAATTCAAAACATACTGTCAGATCCGGATTTCGCTATACTTGGCACAAGTTGTCTCCCAACGTAGTCACAGGCACGAATGGGGAGACCGATTTTAATTCAGGATTTGATCCTAAGTATGGTCACGAGAACGAAATTTTCTTGTCTGATGATTGGCATGTGTCTTCATGGTGGCGGGTGAATCTCGGAATGAGGTTGAGTAACTTTATACAAGTTGGTCCTTATACCTCTCAAGAAAGTGGAGAAGTATTTGGGAGGAATGAGATTGCTAAAATGTATTTTGAGCCGGAGCCCAGACTGATCGTAAATCGCAAAATAAATTCCAATTCAGCGCTTAAAGCAGGAGTGAGCAGAGCAGCGCAATATGTTCATCTGGTGAGCAGTTCTAATTCAACACTTCCAAATGATGTATGGGTGCCGAGTTCTGCAGTAGTAAAACCTCAAATCGCATGGCAATATACATTGGGATATTATACAAGATTCAATGCTTGGGATTTGGATTTTTCTGTGGAGACGTATTTCAAAGATCTTGCTAATCAGTTGGACTACCGCGATAGCTATGTAGACAATTTTTCTGATGAGTTGGAAAATGAATTTGTCGCCGGAAAAGGGAAAGCTTATGGAATTGAATTTTTATTGCAAAAAAATGTTGGCAACATATCAGGTTGGATTGGTTATACTTTGTCCAGATCTGAAAGAAAATTCGATGAGATTGAAAACGGGCGAATATTCAGAACCAGTTATGACAGACCGCATGACCTCGTCGTTGTAGGGCAATACCAACTGAATAAAAAATGGCAACTCTCAGCGAATTTTGTGTATGCCACAGGACGCGCATATACTCCCATCCGAAGTGTATTTATCATACAAAATGAACCACAGATCGAATATGGTTTACGCAACAGCGAGAGACTAAAATCATATCACAGATTGGATTTTTCTGCTGTGTATTCTAATGAGAGTAAGAATTCGGAAAAATATTATTCTACATGGGCATTTTCTGTATACAATGTCTATAACAGGAAGAATCCATTTTTTAGTTATACAGATTTTGAATCCGATTATTTGAAAGGTCGAATCGTCGCGAAGTCCGTCAATGTATCAATATTTACAATCATACCGGCAGTAACATGGAATTTCTATTGGAGAATAAAATAA
- a CDS encoding TraB/GumN family protein, which produces MHVAHHESSLLCSQILPYLQQCSSFFAEVDLSTLREEDIRHLLMLENGQNISQIAGAKEWEKVVHLAEEIFNVDLEPMGNTYPYLILHHLQMGFLSLGRHEAMDQALWTQAKALGKECGGLESMSEHFGVLKAIPLEKQWRDLYLFLKNPISSKRKLNSLFKAYMRQDIRSLYKSSRKGLGSSKNVMIYNRNKLMTEFLSSKMQLDRVSFAAVGAAHLFGKYGMLALLKRQGYQLKPLKLEQISS; this is translated from the coding sequence ATGCATGTAGCCCATCATGAGTCATCACTGTTGTGTAGTCAGATCTTACCATACCTCCAACAATGTTCTTCTTTTTTTGCTGAAGTGGACCTGAGCACGCTTAGGGAAGAGGATATTCGTCATTTGTTAATGTTGGAGAATGGTCAGAATATCAGTCAGATTGCCGGGGCTAAAGAATGGGAAAAAGTGGTGCACTTGGCTGAAGAAATATTCAATGTCGACTTGGAGCCAATGGGAAATACATACCCTTACCTTATTTTACACCATTTGCAAATGGGATTCCTGTCACTGGGAAGGCACGAAGCAATGGATCAGGCATTATGGACTCAAGCAAAAGCACTTGGTAAAGAATGTGGCGGTCTTGAATCCATGTCAGAACATTTTGGAGTGCTAAAGGCCATCCCTTTAGAAAAGCAGTGGAGAGATTTGTATTTGTTCCTCAAAAATCCGATATCGTCCAAGCGAAAATTGAATTCGCTTTTCAAAGCGTATATGCGTCAGGATATCAGAAGTTTATACAAGAGCTCAAGGAAAGGACTCGGCAGCTCCAAAAATGTTATGATTTACAATAGGAATAAGCTAATGACAGAATTCCTTAGCAGCAAAATGCAACTTGACCGGGTCAGTTTTGCAGCAGTAGGTGCAGCACATTTATTTGGCAAGTATGGTATGTTGGCTTTATTGAAGAGACAAGGATATCAGCTCAAGCCATTAAAATTGGAGCAGATCAGCAGTTGA